One region of Labrus mixtus chromosome 1, fLabMix1.1, whole genome shotgun sequence genomic DNA includes:
- the LOC132971420 gene encoding long-chain fatty acid transport protein 2-like, with the protein MMMYFISIILASILMIPLVLKTFAPYVWKDILYFKDLLWILVRFVSRRRKRPLFLVLDRFLEQTAAHPDKPFIVFGDESFTYAFTDKRSNKIAHAMQCQPGYKAGDTVALFMGNEPAFIFTWLALAKLGSPVALLNHNIRTKSLLHCFNCCKAKVMIAAAELKEAVEDVLPSLMEQDVTVLLLTEHCDTPGIESFSDKVDKASDGLLPHSLRSHLTFKSPAVYIYTSGTTGLPKAAVVNQNRLLTALAVLSSNGVSASDVIYVNLPLYHTAGFIIGFIGAIETGSTIILKRKFSASQFWDDCRKHSVTVVQYIGEVMRYLCNTPKRDNDRDHKVRLAIGNGVRAEIWRDFLNRFGNIEVREFYASTEGNVGFVNYAGKIGAIGRVNCFHKKLFPYTLIKYDTELDEPIRDANGLCVEAPKGETGLLVSKITDIAPFVGYAQNEEQTERKRLRNVLKKGDLYFNSGDLMRIDHDNFIYFQDRVGDTFRWKGENVATTEVSDILTISDNLKEANVYGVQVHGHEGRIGMAAVTVKEGVQFDGSTIYTHVISYLPSYARPRFIRIQNSVELTGTFKQMKVKLVDEGFDPGRIQDPLYILSDYEKSYVPLTAQVFSSITSGNLKL; encoded by the exons ATGATGATGTATTTCATTTCCATCATTTTAGCAAGTATTCTTATGATACCACTCGTGCTCAAAACTTTTGCCCCTTATGTTTGGAAAGATATTCTATATTTCAAGGATTTACTGTGGATTTTAGTGAGGTTTGTTTCGAGGCGCAGAAAGAGACCTCTTTTCCTTGTTTTGGACCGTTTTCTGGAGCAGACCGCTGCACATCCAGACAAACCTTTCATTGTGTTTGGAGATGAGAGCTTCACTTACGCGTTCACGGATAAAAGGAGCAACAAAATAGCCCACGCGATGCAGTGTCAGCCTGGGTATAAAGCTGGGGACACCGTCGCACTCTTTATGGGGAATGAACCCGCCTTCATCTTCACCTGGCTGGCTTTGGCCAAGTTAGGCTCCCCTGTTGCTCTCCTCAACCACAACATCCGCACCAAGTCTCTGCTGCACTGCTTCAACTGCTGCAAGGCAAAAGTGATGATAGCAGCTGCAG AGCTGAAGGAAGCAGTGGAGGATGTGCTCCCTTCACTGATGGAGCAGGACGTCACCGTCCTCCTGCTGACCGAACACTGCGACACACCCGGGATAGAGAGCTTTTCTGATAAAGTGGACAAAGCGTCAGACGGCCTGCTCCCCCATTCCCTGAGATCACACCTCACATTTAAAAGCCCCGCAGTCTATATCTACACCTCTGGCACGACAG gtctaCCTAAAGCAGCTGTGGTCAATCAGAACCGCCTCCTGACTGCTCTAGCTGTTTTATCGTCTAACGGTGTATCAGCTAGTGATGTCATCTACGTCAACCTGCCTCTGTACCACACAGCTGGATTTATTATAGGCTTTATTGGTGCCATTGAGACAG GGTCAACAATCATTCTGAAGAGGAAGTTTTCTGCCTCTCAGTTTTGGGATGACTGCAGGAAACACAGTGTGACTGTTGTCCAGTACATCGGGGAGGTGATGCGTTACCTCTGCAACACACCCAAG AGAGACAATGACAGGGACCATAAAGTAAGACTGGCCATTGGAAACGGTGTCAGAGCCGAAATCTGGAGAGACTTTCTCAACCGCTTTGGGAACATTGAAGTCCGGGAGTTTTACGCCTCCACTGAGGGAAATGTGGGATTTGTCAACTACGCTGGGAAAATTGGAGCAATTGGAAGAGTCAACTGTTTCCACAAG AAGCTGTTTCCTTACACATTAATCAAGTATGACACCGAGCTGGATGAACCCATCCGAGATGCTAATGGCCTCTGTGTGGAGGCACCCAAAG GTGAAACCGGCCTGCTGGTGTCCAAGATCACGGACATCGCTCCTTTTGTCGGCTACGCCCAGAATGAAGAACAAACGGAGAGGAAAAGACTTCGAAATGTTCTCAAGAAAGGAGATCTTTACTTCAACAGTGGAGACCTGATGAGGATCGATCACGACAACTTCATTTACTTCCAGGACCGTGTAGGCGACACATTCAG GTGGAAAGGAGAGAATGTAGCTACAACCGAGGTGTCCGACATCCTGACGATCAGCGACAATCTCAAAGAGGCCAATGTTTATGGAGTCCAAGTGCACG GACATGAGGGGCGGATAGGGATGGCAGCTGTCACTGTGAAGGAGGGAGTCCAGTTTGATGGAAGTACAATTTATACCCATGTGATCAGCTACCTGCCCTCATATGCAAGACCTCGCTTCATAAGAATACAG AACTCTGTGGAGCTGACAGGGACCTTCAAACAGATGAAGGTGAAGCTAGTGGACGAGGGGTTTGATCCAGGACGTATCCAGGACCCTCTTTACATCCTCAGTGACTATGAGAAGAGTTACGTACCT
- the gatm gene encoding glycine amidinotransferase, mitochondrial has translation MLRVRCLRGGSRGAEAAHLIGAMLGRSVTGWVQRTFQSTSSAAAAHSHRAIEEEHVTEPVQQECPVCAYNEWDPLEEVIVGRAENAQVPPFTVEVKANTYEKYWPFYQQYGGQSFPADHLKKAVAEIEEMCNILRHEGVTVVRPEPLDWSMEYKTPDFQSSGMYAAMPRDILMVVGNEIIEAPMAWRARFFEYRAYRPLIKEYFRRGAKWTTAPKPTMSDELYDQDYPIRTVEDRHKLAAEGKFVTTEHEPCFDAADFIRAGRDLFVQRSQVTNYMGIEWMRRHLAPDYNIHIISFKDPNPMHIDATFNIIGPGLVLSNPDRPCRQVDMFKKAGWTIVKPPTPLIPDDHPLWMSSKWLSMNVLMLDEKRVMVDANESSIQKMFESLGIKTIKVSIRHANSLGGGFHCWTTDVRRRGTLQSYFH, from the exons ATGCTGCGAGTAAGATGTCTGAGAGGAGGTAGCAGGGGGGCCGAGGCTGCCCATCTGATCGGAGCCATG cTTGGCCGGTCGGTGACTGGATGGGTGCAGAGGACCTTCCAAAGCACTTCGAGTGCAGCTGCTGCACATTCACATCGTGCAATTGAAGAGGAACATGTTACTGAGCCTGTGCAGCAGGAGTGTCCTGTCTGCGCCTACAATGAATGGGACCCTCTGGAGGAGGTGATTGTGGGTCGTGCTGAGAACGCTCAGGTGCCTCCCTTCACTGTGGAAGTGAAA GCCAACACATATGAGAAGTATTGGCCCTTCTACCAGCAGTATGGGGGCCAGTCTTTTCCTGCGGACCACTTGAAAAAAGCTGTTGCCGAGATTGAAGAAATGTGCAATATTCTGCGCCACGAGGGCGTCACTGTGGTGAGGCCAGAACCCCTCGACTGGTCGATGGAGTACAAAACTCCAGACTTCCAATCATcag GAATGTATGCTGCCATGCCCAGAGACATTCTTATGGTTGTGGGAAATGAGATTATCGAGGCTCCTATGGCGTGGAGGGCTCGCTTCTTTGAGTACCGAGCCTACAGACCTCTGATCAAGGAGTACTTCAGAAGAGGTGCCAAATGGACCACAGCTCCTAAACCCACCATGTCTGATGAACTGTATGATCAG GACTACCCCATCCGCACCGTAGAAGACAGACACAAGCTGGCCGCCGAGGGGAAGTTTGTGACCACAGAACACGAGCCCTGCTTTGATGCTGCAGATTTCATCCGAGCTGGGAGGGATCTTTTTGTCCAAAGGAGTCAG gttaCAAATTATATGGGAATTGAGTGGATGCGTCGTCATCTGGCACCAGACTACAATATCCATATAATCTCCTTCAAGGACCCCAACCCTATGCACATCGATGCCACTTTTAACATCATCGGGCCAGGACTTGTGCTGTCAAACCCTGATCGCCCATGTCGCCAG GTTGACATGTTCAAGAAGGCGGGCTGGACTATTGTGAAACCTCCAACACCTCTGATTCCTGATG ACCATCCTCTGTGGATGTCGTCTAAGTGGCTGTCCATGAACGTCCTGATGCTGGATGAGAAGCGCGTCATGGTTGACGCCAATGAAAGCTCcattcaaaaaatgtttgaGAGTCTTG gtATTAAGACCATTAAGGTGAGCATCCGCCATGCCAACTCCCTGGGTGGTGGCTTCCACTGCTGGACAACCGATGTCCGCCGCCGTGGTACCCTGCAGTCCTACTTCCACTAG